A stretch of the Planktothricoides raciborskii GIHE-MW2 genome encodes the following:
- a CDS encoding DUF433 domain-containing protein has translation MILEDYFNFLADDDIRLKGTRIGIETILFDHLFRAKTPEEIANTYSSLTLEQVYATILYYLHNKPAVEAYMTDWLEWGDRMRAEQQRHPRPIVEKLRKMKAQKLAKLTDNAQVSY, from the coding sequence ATGATCTTAGAAGATTACTTTAATTTTTTAGCTGACGATGACATTCGGCTAAAAGGCACGAGAATCGGCATTGAAACAATTTTGTTTGACCACCTTTTTCGGGCAAAAACTCCCGAAGAAATTGCTAACACCTATTCTTCATTAACCTTAGAACAGGTATATGCAACAATTTTGTACTATTTACATAATAAGCCAGCGGTTGAGGCTTACATGACCGATTGGTTAGAATGGGGGGATAGAATGCGAGCCGAACAACAGCGTCATCCTCGCCCAATTGTCGAGAAATTGCGAAAAATGAAAGCCCAAAAGCTGGCGAAATTAACGGATAATGCTCAAGTATCTTATTGA
- the scpB gene encoding SMC-Scp complex subunit ScpB, with product MIRLASKIEAILYLKGQPLSLGEIAEFAKCEKSEAEAALIELIDDYARRDSALEVVETDKGYVLQLRETFQGLVSELIPAELGVGALRTLAVIALKNPISQTELVDLRGSGAYQHVQELVEQNFVRKRRQSDGRSYWLHVTNKFHQYFQVDKLPKQLELSLKNLPKDEAETLEETEEQKKVEE from the coding sequence ATGATTCGTTTAGCCAGCAAAATTGAAGCTATTTTATATCTCAAAGGTCAGCCATTATCCCTGGGGGAAATTGCTGAATTTGCCAAGTGTGAAAAATCTGAGGCGGAAGCCGCGTTAATTGAACTAATTGATGATTATGCCCGTCGAGATAGTGCCTTAGAAGTGGTGGAAACCGACAAAGGTTATGTGCTGCAATTACGGGAAACTTTTCAAGGGTTGGTGAGTGAATTAATTCCCGCCGAATTGGGGGTCGGAGCCCTGAGAACTCTGGCGGTGATTGCCCTGAAAAACCCGATTAGTCAAACCGAATTAGTCGATTTACGCGGGTCGGGGGCTTATCAGCACGTGCAAGAGTTAGTCGAACAAAATTTTGTTCGCAAACGGCGTCAGTCTGATGGGCGTTCTTATTGGTTGCACGTGACCAATAAATTTCATCAATACTTTCAGGTGGATAAGTTACCCAAGCAGTTAGAATTATCTTTGAAAAATTTGCCCAAAGATGAGGCGGAAACCCTGGAGGAAACCGAGGAGCAGAAAAAGGTAGAGGAATAG
- a CDS encoding YccF domain-containing protein codes for MSLIGNIIWLIFGGFVAGLGYIVGGLSICLTIIGIPFGIQSIKIGFATMTPFGKEIVESENANNTLQTIFNIIWIFLFGWGIAIAHLVSALILAITIIGLPFAKQHIKLVNLALFPFGRELK; via the coding sequence ATGAGTCTCATTGGCAATATCATCTGGTTAATCTTTGGCGGTTTCGTGGCAGGCTTAGGCTACATTGTCGGTGGTCTGAGCATTTGCCTGACGATTATTGGTATTCCCTTCGGCATCCAATCGATTAAAATTGGCTTTGCCACTATGACCCCGTTTGGTAAAGAAATTGTGGAAAGCGAAAATGCCAATAATACCCTGCAAACCATTTTTAACATTATTTGGATTTTCTTGTTTGGTTGGGGAATTGCGATCGCGCATCTGGTATCTGCCTTAATTCTGGCGATTACCATTATTGGCTTACCCTTTGCCAAACAACATATCAAATTAGTCAACTTGGCCTTATTCCCCTTTGGTCGAGAATTAAAATAA
- a CDS encoding TIGR02450 family Trp-rich protein, producing MTKKQKFPYLVGSKWTSTKQTWGWRHFQVVNRKNEGKWVFAEMVASCDEEVRFWLNANQLKDRSLWQPGWQSLAEMAQPEPENYFQSLD from the coding sequence ATGACAAAAAAACAAAAATTTCCTTATCTAGTTGGTTCCAAATGGACTTCTACCAAACAAACTTGGGGTTGGCGACATTTCCAAGTAGTGAATCGCAAAAATGAGGGTAAATGGGTATTTGCAGAAATGGTCGCTTCTTGTGATGAGGAGGTGCGTTTCTGGTTAAATGCCAACCAACTAAAAGACCGTTCCCTCTGGCAACCGGGTTGGCAGTCTTTAGCAGAAATGGCCCAACCCGAACCAGAAAATTATTTTCAGAGTCTTGATTAA
- a CDS encoding PspC domain-containing protein, translating to METKKLYRSRNGKAIAGICAGLGKYFQIDPVIIRLGFIFLALAGGPGVIIYVIMWIVVPEEP from the coding sequence ATGGAAACGAAAAAACTTTACCGCAGCCGCAATGGAAAGGCGATCGCTGGAATTTGTGCCGGATTAGGAAAATACTTTCAAATCGATCCAGTCATCATTCGCCTAGGTTTTATCTTTTTAGCCTTAGCCGGTGGTCCTGGAGTCATCATTTATGTCATTATGTGGATAGTTGTCCCCGAAGAACCTTAA